The following are from one region of the Paenibacillus sp. KS-LC4 genome:
- a CDS encoding STM4013/SEN3800 family hydrolase, which yields MIDMNQIVGSHDIVMITLDTLRYDVAKLEESNCRNLCADGPWEKRHTPGSFTYAAHHAFFGGFLPTPANTDKASHVRLFHTKNTGLKTHPYTWQFDAPDLVSGLAEEGYRTICIGGVIFFTKKNKLAKVLPGYFQESYWRMNFGVTNPRSTEHQVNHALKLLEKADINERLFLFLNISAIHGPNHYFLPGGSRKDSIESQRAALRYVDSQLGILFDALRSRGKTLCLAFSDHGTAYGEDGYDGHRLAHEVVWNVPYREFIIE from the coding sequence ATGATAGATATGAACCAAATCGTGGGCTCTCATGATATTGTTATGATTACGCTTGATACGCTGCGTTATGATGTAGCCAAGCTCGAAGAATCCAACTGTCGCAACTTATGCGCAGACGGACCATGGGAGAAGCGGCATACGCCTGGCAGCTTCACGTATGCTGCACATCATGCCTTTTTCGGAGGCTTTCTCCCTACTCCTGCCAATACGGATAAAGCGTCGCATGTGCGTTTATTCCACACCAAAAATACAGGTTTAAAAACACATCCCTACACCTGGCAGTTTGATGCGCCTGATCTTGTAAGCGGCCTTGCTGAAGAAGGATACCGAACGATATGTATTGGAGGAGTCATCTTTTTTACTAAGAAAAATAAGCTGGCAAAAGTACTTCCCGGATATTTTCAAGAAAGCTACTGGCGCATGAATTTCGGGGTAACCAACCCTCGTTCTACGGAGCATCAGGTCAATCATGCCCTAAAGCTGCTGGAGAAGGCTGATATCAATGAAAGATTGTTTTTGTTCCTGAATATCTCTGCTATTCATGGGCCGAATCATTATTTTCTCCCTGGAGGTTCTCGTAAAGACTCTATCGAATCGCAGCGTGCAGCACTCAGATACGTAGACAGCCAGCTTGGCATATTGTTCGATGCGCTGCGAAGCCGCGGCAAAACCCTTTGCCTCGCCTTCTCTGATCATGGAACCGCCTATGGCGAAGACGGGTACGACGGACATCGACTCGCACATGAGGTTGTATGGAATGTGCCATACCGTGAATTTATTATAGAATGA
- a CDS encoding STM4012 family radical SAM protein, which produces MPTSLTRPADLPEWGKRWFASPYRSYLYSYPHKTAYRTLTPALPLEELWKDEAADYYFLYMHIPFCGVRCGFCNLFTLPDRRTHVHEQYVDALERQALQWAPIITGKPFSRFAIGGGTPTLLEASQLKRLFTIAEDIMELDTAQASISVETSPDTVSEERLQVLKDHRTDRVSIGVQSFIDEEASAIYRPQKPKLAEQAITMLQAFDFPLLNIDLIYGLPGQTADSWIYSLEKAIGFAPGEIFIYPLYTREHTILKPDQIQRQGTDARLDLYHIACERLKAAGYKQFSMRRFAKDIKFTHKNILPFSCQEEGMAGLGCGARSYTREVHYASRYGVSAAATRSIIADYVATDNFQFANYGFKLNVAEQKRRFVLKALLHAEGLSLASYSERFHSEALADHSELAELIQLGFAQMMDGGQILRLTELGMAYSDAIGDEFISGDVRQLMEGYELS; this is translated from the coding sequence ATGCCAACATCACTAACTAGACCAGCGGATTTGCCGGAATGGGGCAAGCGCTGGTTTGCCTCCCCTTACCGCTCCTATCTATATTCTTATCCGCATAAAACCGCTTATCGGACACTAACACCGGCGCTGCCGCTTGAGGAACTCTGGAAAGACGAAGCCGCCGATTATTATTTCTTATATATGCACATCCCGTTCTGTGGTGTACGCTGTGGATTTTGCAATTTATTCACCCTGCCGGATCGTCGTACCCATGTGCATGAGCAATATGTAGATGCACTCGAACGGCAAGCTTTGCAATGGGCTCCCATTATTACAGGAAAGCCTTTTTCCCGCTTCGCCATTGGTGGCGGTACGCCTACGTTACTTGAGGCTTCACAGTTAAAACGACTGTTTACCATTGCCGAGGATATTATGGAGCTGGATACAGCTCAGGCTTCCATTTCTGTGGAGACCTCTCCTGATACGGTGAGCGAAGAACGGCTGCAAGTTTTAAAGGATCACCGGACCGACCGGGTTAGTATTGGTGTGCAAAGCTTTATTGATGAGGAGGCTTCTGCCATTTATCGACCACAAAAGCCAAAGCTTGCTGAACAAGCAATTACGATGCTGCAGGCTTTTGATTTCCCTTTGCTGAATATTGATCTGATTTATGGTTTGCCGGGACAAACTGCCGACTCATGGATATATTCATTGGAGAAAGCCATTGGCTTTGCTCCTGGTGAAATTTTCATTTATCCGCTGTATACGCGCGAACATACGATTTTAAAGCCAGATCAAATTCAACGTCAGGGTACCGATGCACGGCTGGACCTCTATCATATTGCATGCGAACGCCTTAAGGCGGCAGGCTACAAGCAATTTTCCATGCGTAGGTTTGCTAAAGACATCAAATTTACGCACAAAAACATTTTACCATTTAGCTGTCAGGAGGAAGGCATGGCCGGGCTTGGCTGTGGTGCACGCTCTTATACGCGGGAAGTGCATTATGCTTCCCGTTATGGGGTAAGCGCAGCGGCTACAAGAAGCATCATTGCCGATTATGTTGCAACAGATAATTTCCAATTCGCAAATTACGGATTTAAATTAAATGTCGCTGAGCAGAAGCGGCGGTTTGTTTTAAAGGCGCTGCTGCATGCCGAAGGACTCTCACTTGCCAGCTACTCAGAACGTTTTCACAGCGAAGCGCTAGCCGATCACTCCGAATTGGCTGAGCTTATTCAACTCGGCTTTGCCCAAATGATGGATGGCGGACAGATTCTTCGTCTGACAGAGCTTGGCATGGCTTACTCCGATGCTATCGGCGATGAGTTTATTTCGGGTGATGTTAGACAATTAATGGAAGGGTACGAGCTGTCATGA
- a CDS encoding STM4011 family radical SAM protein translates to MKAVLYYRGSLSSCNYDCPYCPFSKNKDSAATLRKDEEQLHTFMNWAWEQGHAGHNLSIFFNPYGEALIHRWYREAMIELSHMPHISKVAVQTNLSTRLDWTSRLNPEKAAFWVTYHPGQTTLSQMLSQCMQLYRQGLNFSVGTVGLRSAFEQIEALRSSLPEDVYVWVNAFKDKPNYYTEAEIARLEAVDPYFLWNTRDYDSFGQRCSAGSSVFYVQGSGVVKHCYKDRRIIGQLYRDGLEGLSAERPCGMKKCGCYIGYIHLPKLELGNIYEDRLLERIPAYFQHKKKDAPHNTSFCCD, encoded by the coding sequence ATGAAGGCCGTGCTATATTATCGGGGTTCACTCTCCTCTTGCAACTATGATTGTCCTTATTGTCCATTTAGCAAAAATAAAGACAGTGCCGCTACGCTGCGCAAAGACGAGGAGCAGTTGCATACTTTCATGAATTGGGCTTGGGAGCAGGGGCACGCCGGCCATAATTTATCTATTTTTTTCAACCCCTATGGCGAAGCACTAATCCATCGCTGGTATCGCGAGGCTATGATTGAGTTGTCACATATGCCGCATATTTCCAAGGTAGCCGTTCAGACGAATCTCTCTACTAGGCTAGATTGGACAAGCCGGCTCAATCCAGAGAAAGCTGCTTTTTGGGTTACTTACCACCCCGGTCAGACGACGCTCAGCCAGATGCTATCACAATGCATGCAACTATACCGACAAGGGCTTAATTTTAGCGTTGGAACCGTAGGTCTGCGAAGTGCTTTCGAGCAAATTGAAGCGCTTCGCAGCAGCCTGCCAGAGGATGTATATGTTTGGGTGAATGCCTTTAAAGATAAACCTAACTATTACACAGAAGCAGAGATCGCCCGGCTTGAAGCTGTTGATCCTTATTTTCTATGGAATACGAGGGACTACGATAGCTTTGGTCAGCGATGCTCCGCCGGTTCCTCCGTGTTTTATGTTCAAGGAAGCGGTGTTGTCAAACATTGCTACAAGGATCGGCGTATCATCGGTCAACTCTACCGGGACGGCCTGGAGGGCTTGTCCGCAGAGCGGCCTTGTGGCATGAAGAAATGTGGATGTTATATCGGCTATATCCATCTACCGAAGCTGGAGCTGGGAAATATCTATGAAGACAGACTGCTGGAGCGAATCCCCGCCTATTTTCAGCACAAAAAAAAGGACGCACCTCACAATACAAGTTTCTGTTGTGACTAG
- a CDS encoding ATP-binding protein, which translates to MILKNKPKLRLFIYIVVFISFLTCLHFIWNAAFKPPVHPVAKQGVLDLRSWPFTDKETIRLNGQWEFYSNTFLAPDPLDASPVSKSWAAVPNAWGSYLNKDSDGSGFGFGTYRLRILLPDNDTQQFGIEMMAISSSYELFINGRSVTKLGQPSENPQEHIGKMYPIIASVTDTNELNLVLHISNYNFPEGGGITQPIKFGTFAAVQRENHLLIAMQLMVTVIYMLHLIYVALLPLLGVRKKELIYLAIVIFCMMLGTLLDDNKLLLSWLPISLEWSIKLLRLSLIGASTMLLAFSANFFSIYRKGRAIRIYLLFCALYALFILLLPFEQVISLSPLRILTISLPPLIIFIMILRLALRGEEHMIFLLFAALSVVSSIVWSTLKLKADGDLPYYPFDLIFAFICFASFWFKQFLQTRTDLEQLAYKLQKADKVKDEFLANTSHELRNPLHGMINMAHTVLANSTHSINEASKNNLMLIITVGRRMSLLLNDLLDVTRLKDRDIHLNKESIRLQNIISGVFDMLRYLTEDKPVQLEMNIARSFPKIMADENRLIQILFNLIHNAIKFTNEGIVSVHAEAIGDKAYIHIQDSGVGIDADVQRTIFQAYEQGDSSMTAMSGGIGLGLSICRQLVELHGGELTVQSAPGKGSTFTFTMLLDVHAAADEPEFTLPSEAETAATTEAVLAADSRLLRLDQRQAASDTEQNKATVLAVDDDPINLKILSSLLDSEFYEVAAVTSGKEALKLLETKEWDLVIADVMMPQMSGYELTQTIRKRFSISELPILLLTARSRPEDVNTGFLAGANDYVTKPVDALELKSRVQALTDLKQTVNERLRIEAAWLQAQIQPHFLFNTLNSIASLSVIDQSRMVQLLEEFGKYLRASFDMKNSERLVPLQHELDLLHSYLFIEKERFGNRLQIEWELDDLPWLRIPPLSIQPLVENAVRHGVLARSSGGTVRIRLKEYDDYAEIAIIDNGVGMEEEKARSVLEHNRGGIGLRNTDRRLKQLYGKGLYIDSTVRQGTIVRFSIPKLSSDEANLNRL; encoded by the coding sequence ATGATACTTAAAAACAAGCCCAAACTCAGACTGTTTATCTATATCGTTGTATTTATTAGCTTTCTAACCTGCCTGCATTTCATCTGGAACGCGGCGTTTAAGCCCCCTGTCCATCCTGTTGCAAAGCAGGGTGTACTAGATCTGCGCAGCTGGCCCTTTACTGATAAGGAAACGATTAGGCTAAACGGTCAGTGGGAATTTTATTCAAATACATTTCTTGCACCTGATCCATTAGACGCCTCCCCTGTCAGCAAGAGCTGGGCTGCTGTTCCGAATGCTTGGGGTAGTTATTTAAATAAAGACAGTGATGGTTCTGGTTTTGGCTTTGGAACTTATCGTCTCCGAATTTTGCTTCCAGACAATGACACTCAGCAGTTTGGAATCGAGATGATGGCTATTTCAAGCAGCTATGAGTTATTCATTAACGGCCGTTCTGTAACCAAACTTGGTCAGCCATCAGAAAATCCACAAGAGCATATTGGAAAGATGTATCCTATTATTGCATCTGTCACAGACACAAATGAACTGAATTTGGTGCTGCATATTTCCAATTATAATTTTCCTGAAGGAGGCGGTATTACCCAGCCGATTAAATTCGGGACGTTCGCCGCTGTTCAACGCGAGAATCATTTATTAATTGCCATGCAGCTCATGGTAACTGTCATCTACATGCTTCATCTCATTTATGTCGCTCTTCTCCCTCTGCTCGGTGTCCGAAAGAAAGAGCTTATTTATTTGGCAATCGTCATTTTCTGCATGATGTTAGGTACTCTATTAGATGATAATAAATTATTGCTCTCCTGGCTGCCTATCTCTTTAGAGTGGAGTATTAAGCTATTAAGGCTTAGTTTAATTGGAGCATCAACCATGCTGCTAGCGTTCTCTGCCAATTTTTTCTCGATATACCGCAAAGGTAGAGCTATACGCATATATTTATTGTTTTGTGCTCTTTATGCGCTCTTCATTTTGCTGCTTCCATTTGAACAAGTCATTTCCTTGTCTCCCCTTAGAATTTTAACGATTTCGCTACCGCCTCTTATTATATTTATTATGATATTGCGCTTAGCACTTAGGGGAGAAGAGCATATGATTTTCCTGCTGTTCGCCGCTTTAAGCGTCGTATCCAGTATCGTATGGAGTACGCTCAAATTAAAAGCAGATGGGGATTTGCCTTATTATCCATTTGATTTAATTTTTGCATTTATTTGCTTTGCTTCCTTCTGGTTCAAACAATTTTTGCAAACTAGAACCGATTTGGAGCAGCTTGCTTATAAACTGCAAAAAGCCGATAAAGTGAAGGATGAATTTCTCGCTAATACTTCTCACGAGCTGAGAAATCCGCTGCATGGCATGATCAATATGGCGCATACCGTATTGGCTAACTCAACCCATTCCATTAATGAAGCAAGCAAAAACAATCTCATGCTGATCATTACCGTTGGACGCCGCATGTCGCTGCTGCTTAATGATTTGCTTGATGTTACGCGTCTTAAGGATCGAGATATTCATTTGAATAAGGAAAGCATCCGACTGCAAAACATCATTTCCGGCGTATTTGATATGCTGCGTTATTTGACGGAGGACAAACCCGTTCAGCTAGAAATGAATATAGCTCGTTCTTTTCCTAAAATAATGGCCGATGAAAATAGGCTAATTCAGATTTTATTTAATCTCATCCATAATGCGATTAAATTTACGAACGAGGGAATAGTTAGCGTTCATGCAGAAGCTATTGGGGATAAAGCCTATATCCACATACAGGATTCTGGGGTCGGCATAGATGCAGACGTACAGCGCACTATTTTTCAAGCTTACGAGCAGGGTGATTCAAGCATGACCGCCATGAGTGGCGGCATTGGTCTCGGGCTTAGCATTTGCAGGCAATTAGTCGAGCTTCACGGGGGCGAGCTAACGGTACAGTCGGCTCCAGGGAAAGGTTCTACTTTCACCTTCACCATGCTCCTTGACGTCCACGCTGCTGCCGACGAGCCGGAATTTACGCTGCCAAGCGAGGCTGAAACAGCCGCGACAACAGAAGCCGTCCTTGCCGCTGATTCTCGATTGCTGCGTCTTGATCAGAGACAAGCGGCCTCCGACACCGAACAAAATAAAGCTACTGTCCTTGCCGTAGATGATGATCCTATTAACCTGAAAATATTATCCAGCTTGCTGGATTCGGAGTTTTATGAAGTAGCTGCCGTCACGAGCGGCAAAGAAGCACTCAAGCTGCTGGAAACGAAGGAGTGGGATCTAGTTATCGCAGATGTCATGATGCCGCAAATGTCAGGCTATGAGTTGACTCAAACGATTCGCAAGCGATTCAGCATATCCGAGCTTCCGATTTTATTGCTAACTGCTCGCAGCCGTCCCGAAGATGTCAATACTGGCTTTCTGGCAGGTGCAAATGATTATGTCACTAAGCCTGTCGATGCGTTGGAGCTCAAGTCTCGCGTACAGGCTTTAACTGACCTGAAACAAACGGTAAATGAGCGGCTGCGAATTGAGGCGGCTTGGCTTCAAGCCCAGATTCAGCCTCATTTTCTATTTAATACACTAAATTCCATCGCCTCCTTAAGTGTGATTGATCAATCGAGAATGGTGCAATTGCTGGAGGAGTTCGGTAAATATTTGCGAGCGAGCTTTGATATGAAAAACTCAGAGCGCTTAGTTCCGCTTCAGCATGAGCTGGATTTGCTTCATTCCTATCTATTTATTGAGAAAGAGCGCTTCGGCAATCGCCTGCAAATTGAGTGGGAGCTTGATGACTTGCCATGGCTTCGTATTCCGCCGCTTTCCATTCAGCCGCTTGTAGAAAATGCCGTGAGGCACGGAGTGCTGGCCCGTTCAAGTGGGGGCACTGTACGTATCCGCCTGAAAGAATACGACGATTATGCTGAAATTGCGATTATAGATAACGGGGTCGGTATGGAAGAAGAGAAGGCCAGAAGCGTGCTGGAGCATAACCGTGGAGGAATTGGCCTCCGCAATACGGACCGTCGTTTGAAACAGCTGTACGGCAAGGGATTATATATCGACAGCACAGTAAGACAAGGTACGATTGTTCGCTTTTCTATTCCAAAATTGTCATCCGATGAAGCTAATTTAAATAGGCTATAA
- a CDS encoding GGDEF domain-containing protein encodes MRLKKWIKILPTSIMIAVIAGMLVLFFTQLFRLPEPFFSNQNLPFFFNTLMVIIITVLIIIMRAMLVERAVLKKLAFRDGITGLYNRHGLEQFWKTYRSKKSMAILYLDLDHFKEINDRFGHHVGDALLREVSVRLQQVEPKKRCVLFRLGGDEFVMILKNCDPIMAKRAATQILEKLTTPYAVEGYNVLITVSIGIRMCTARNAEHDMLVKEADAAMYVAKKQGKNGFFVFREGRSTLPKEKYGHINQAKL; translated from the coding sequence ATGCGCTTAAAAAAATGGATTAAAATTCTCCCGACTTCCATTATGATTGCCGTAATAGCGGGAATGCTGGTGCTGTTTTTCACACAATTGTTCAGACTCCCCGAGCCATTCTTCTCTAATCAGAACCTTCCTTTCTTCTTCAACACCTTAATGGTCATTATCATTACCGTTCTTATTATTATCATGCGTGCCATGCTTGTTGAGAGAGCAGTATTGAAGAAGCTTGCCTTTAGGGACGGTATTACGGGTCTTTATAATCGACATGGGCTTGAGCAATTTTGGAAAACATATCGCAGCAAAAAAAGTATGGCGATTCTTTATCTGGATTTGGATCACTTTAAAGAAATAAATGATCGTTTCGGCCATCATGTTGGAGACGCACTGCTTCGGGAGGTCAGTGTTCGCTTACAGCAGGTGGAGCCTAAAAAGCGCTGTGTGCTATTCCGTCTTGGCGGTGATGAGTTTGTGATGATTCTCAAAAACTGCGATCCTATTATGGCAAAGCGCGCTGCCACGCAAATTTTGGAAAAGCTGACGACACCTTACGCAGTAGAAGGTTATAACGTGTTAATTACCGTTAGTATCGGTATTCGGATGTGCACGGCCAGAAACGCTGAGCATGATATGCTTGTGAAAGAAGCGGATGCTGCGATGTACGTTGCCAAGAAACAAGGCAAAAATGGATTTTTTGTATTCAGGGAAGGCAGAAGCACGCTTCCGAAAGAGAAATACGGCCATATTAATCAAGCCAAGCTGTAA
- a CDS encoding class D sortase, with amino-acid sequence MRKIALILMAAGVLLLIYPQWNEWMADREQKKLLQEALLLMDTPEPVNTGAAHSYAQLNDMLNAGEETEDEAASLLNDFQNGKPIATITIDRIDVLLPILDGATKANMKHAAVHMQETALFGEEGNAAVAAHRAHTTGRLFNRLNEVEIGDEIVVQTSNAKYVYKVYETLIVEPTELSVLNSAPGDKLLTLITCDPLINPTHRLIVHARQMETL; translated from the coding sequence TTGCGTAAAATCGCATTAATATTGATGGCAGCCGGAGTGCTGCTACTCATTTATCCGCAGTGGAATGAATGGATGGCTGATCGGGAGCAGAAGAAGCTGTTACAAGAAGCGCTCCTGCTCATGGATACGCCCGAGCCTGTAAATACGGGGGCTGCACATAGCTACGCGCAGCTAAATGATATGTTAAATGCAGGAGAAGAAACCGAGGATGAGGCAGCTTCTCTATTAAACGATTTTCAGAACGGCAAGCCTATTGCGACAATTACAATAGATCGTATTGATGTCTTATTACCGATCTTAGATGGCGCTACTAAGGCTAATATGAAGCATGCGGCCGTTCATATGCAAGAGACTGCTTTGTTTGGGGAGGAGGGAAATGCGGCTGTCGCAGCGCATCGTGCTCATACAACCGGAAGGTTATTCAATCGGCTGAATGAAGTCGAGATTGGCGATGAAATTGTTGTTCAGACCAGTAACGCAAAATATGTTTACAAAGTGTACGAGACCCTTATTGTCGAGCCAACTGAGCTGTCAGTATTAAATAGTGCTCCCGGTGACAAATTGCTTACACTTATTACCTGCGATCCACTTATCAACCCGACTCACAGGTTAATTGTGCATGCCCGTCAAATGGAGACATTATAA